The window GACTTTCGGTCGGTCTCAGGGGCATGTTTAAAAGCCTTCTGCGTATCTTCCTGAAAGCTACACCACCTTGCGTCGTTGCCTACAACTACGCCAGAATCCGCCGGCTTGTGCGCCTTGGACCCTGATTCTATCGTTGTCGGGTCGCTGCCAATTCAGCGATCGGGTTTCGCAGCCCGGATCAATCAAGGCGCTCAGCGCCACCGTTTCCTTTCAGTTGGCGCTTTTTTTCGTCTACTGCATTGCGTTATGGCGGCTGTGCGCGGGAGGCTTTCGGGTCTGCCGGGTTCCTTGATTCCCGGTCTGCGAACCTGCGTACAGCTGCCACCTTTTTCGTTTCGCAGCGATTCGTGGCGGCTCCATTAATCAAGGAGCATCACTGTGATCAAACCAACGCCAAATCCCCCACACACTGACAACGTTTCCCCCTACGATTGCGCCGACCCCAAAAAGCTTCACGAAGCCGCCGACCGTGCGCTGGATTACCATCTCAATCCCCCGAAAGACCCGAAAACCCCGCGCCAACCCAGCACGATGTTCGCCATCGTTCCCGACATCAACACTGAATCCCTGTTGGCCCACGCCTGCGAATCCCTGGCGTCGGCCAGCATCATGGCCAGTGACCTTGCGGGGTTTCTGGACAGTCCGCATCGCAATGCGCTGCTGGGTATTGCGCAGATAATCATGCTCGGCGAACTTGCGGTGAATAGGGCACTGGACAACATAGACCCGCAGTAAAAGCAGAACCCTTGTGGGAGCGAGCTTGCTCGCGATGGCGGCAGGCCAGTCACCATCTATGTTGATTGGCCTGCCGCCATCGCGAGCAGGCTCGCTCCTACAGGGATCTACGTCGTAGCCAGAACCCAATACGCACGCAAAAAAGAGCACGTACATCCAATTTTTTCTTCCCTCGCCCCGGCACTCTGAATGCTCGTTTCGCCGGAGCCTTGCGTGATGTCTGATACCAATCCACTTGAACCAACCAGCCCCGGAGCTGATGAAGTCGTGACGCTGATCGTCAAGCATCGGGTCAAGGTTGGCTTCGAAGTGCCTTACGAAGCGTGGCTGCGCAACATCGTCAAAGTCGCCGGGCAGAACGTCGGGCATTTGGGGGTGGATGTGGTGCGCGGCAAAAGCGCCGGCCTCGATATGTACACCTGCGTGCTACGCTTTTGTTCTACCGAGGCGATGCAGCGTTGGCTCGATTCACCGCAGCGTCAGGCGCTGGTCGATGAAGCTGCGCCGATGCTCGCCGATGGCGACCAGACCGAGGTCAATCCGGTCAACGAGTTCTGGTTCTCGCCCCAAGCCGAGGACGGTTCACCACCGCCGCGCTGGAAGCAGGCCGTGGTGACGCTGCTGGTGATCCTGCCGCACACGCTGCTGGTGCCGCTGATCTGGGGGCCGCTGCTGCGGCTCAATGCCTTCCTGTCCAGTTACGTGGTCGCCACGTTCCTGATCACCCTGACCATCGTGCTGTCGGTGGTGTATGTCTTCATGCCCATGGCGACGCGTCTGTTCGCGCCCTGGCTGTCCGCCTCCCATTTGCCAAAGGAAACGCGATGAACGCCGATCTGATTCTGTTCAATGGCCAATTTCATACCGTTGACCGCGAGAACCCGTTCGCCACTGCCGTGGCGATCAGCAAGGGGCGTTTCGTCGCGGTGGGGAGCGATGCCGAAGCGATGGCGTTGCGCGGCGCGAACACGCAGGTAATCGACCTCAAGGGCCGTTGCGTGATTCCCGGTCTCAACGACTCGCACCTGCACTTGATCCGTGGCGGTTTGAACTACAACCTCGAATTGCGTTGGGAAGGCGTGCCGTCGCTGGCCGATGCGCTGCGCATGCTCAAGGACCAGGCCGATCGCACGCCGACGCCGCAATGGGTGCGGGTGGTCGGTGGCTGGAACGAATTCCAGTTCGCCGAA of the Pseudomonas sp. MAG733B genome contains:
- a CDS encoding antibiotic biosynthesis monooxygenase, with product MSDTNPLEPTSPGADEVVTLIVKHRVKVGFEVPYEAWLRNIVKVAGQNVGHLGVDVVRGKSAGLDMYTCVLRFCSTEAMQRWLDSPQRQALVDEAAPMLADGDQTEVNPVNEFWFSPQAEDGSPPPRWKQAVVTLLVILPHTLLVPLIWGPLLRLNAFLSSYVVATFLITLTIVLSVVYVFMPMATRLFAPWLSASHLPKETR
- a CDS encoding DUF6124 family protein translates to MIKPTPNPPHTDNVSPYDCADPKKLHEAADRALDYHLNPPKDPKTPRQPSTMFAIVPDINTESLLAHACESLASASIMASDLAGFLDSPHRNALLGIAQIIMLGELAVNRALDNIDPQ